A single region of the Brassica rapa cultivar Chiifu-401-42 chromosome A03, CAAS_Brap_v3.01, whole genome shotgun sequence genome encodes:
- the LOC103861162 gene encoding eukaryotic translation initiation factor 4E-1 — protein sequence MRGPSKLTHGADFYCFKHNIEPKWEDPICANGGKWTMNFPKEKSDKSWLYTLLALIGEQFDHGDEICGAVVNIREKQERISIWTKNASNEATQVSIGRQWKEFLDYNNSIGFIIHEDAKKLDRNAKDAYTA from the exons ATGAGGGGTCCGAGCAAGTTAACCCACGGAGCTGACTTCTACTGCTTCAAGCACAATATCGAGCCTAAGTGGGAGGATCCCATCTGCGCTAACGGAGGCAAATGGACTATGAACTTCCCTAAAGAGAAGTCTGATAAGTCTTGGCTTTACAcc TTGCTTGCATTGATCGGTGAACAGTTTGACCATGGGGATGAGATCTGCGGAGCTGTTGTTAACATTAGAGAAAAGCAAGAGAGGATTTCCATTTGGACCAAAAACGCTTCCAACGAAGCTACTCAG GTGAGCATTGGGAGACAATGGAAGGAGTTTCTTGATTACAACAACAGTATTGGTTTCATCATCCAT gAGGATGCGAAGAAGCTGGATAGGAACGCGAAAGACGCTTACACCGCTTGA